A single region of the Mercenaria mercenaria strain notata chromosome 6, MADL_Memer_1, whole genome shotgun sequence genome encodes:
- the LOC123550099 gene encoding uncharacterized protein LOC123550099 has product MSVVKSILLMFAILPVLSSGLFLNTKCDVDVWPSEKRDPAVRVFEVPQECNNGTFRWDYPQKTVHLKFLNHYRRQMSVCIRDGMLGDIFTVRDITHTLGMPMVIGEKESCTLKYHEAITLRIDAPETLYYVGSILYHVYEE; this is encoded by the exons ATGTCTGTTGTAAAAAGTATTCTATTGATGTTCGCCATCTTACCGGTATTGTCGAGTGGATTATTTCTAAACACGAAGTGTGACGTAGACGTGTGGCCGTCAGAAAAAAG AGATCCAGCAGTGCGAGTGTTTGAAGTCCCTCAAGAATGCAACAATGGCACATTCCGTTGGGACTATCCTCAAAAGACCGTCCATCTAAAATTTTTGAACCACTACCGTAGGCAGATGTCTGTATGTATTCGCGACGGCATGCTTGGTGACATCTTCACTGTTCGGGATATAACGCATACTCTCGGGATGCCGATGGTCATTGGAG AAAAGGAAAGCTGCACTTTGAAGTACCATGAGGCAATCACATTGAGAATTGATGCTCCGGAAACCCTCTACTATGTTGGTTCGATTCTGTATCATGTGTATGAGGAATAA